From one Rhopalosiphum padi isolate XX-2018 chromosome 2, ASM2088224v1, whole genome shotgun sequence genomic stretch:
- the LOC132919033 gene encoding uncharacterized protein LOC132919033, whose amino-acid sequence MVSIKDDELIFTLSNLFIIEGPLVNNAQLYEIFLDKKITFEDYQELRKPIPLSHETLYSLYSLRLKQLGYIPLEESLWNNEYPEIQKRSSTQEQAGKGVFNYMKDTLLSKVLNR is encoded by the exons ATGGTTT CTATTAAAGatgatgaattaatttttacattgtcTAATTTGTTCATTATAGAAGGTCCAC ttgtaaataATGCACAACTATATGAAATATTTCTTGAca AAAAGATTACTTTCGAGGATTACCAAGAGTTACGCAAAC ctaTACCACTGTCACATGAAACATTGTATTCATTATATTCGTTGAGATTAAAACAACTAG gatatATTCCATTAGAAGAAAGTCTATGGAATAATGAATATCCAGAAATACAGAAACGATCAT cgACACAAGAACAGGCCGGAAAAGGGGTTTTCAACTATATGAAA GATACACTTTTATCAAAAGTGTTGAATAGATAA
- the LOC132920358 gene encoding UNC93-like protein MFSD11 — protein MDKRLLNVSLLGMAFMFVFTAFQTMGNIEKTILKSIQNDYPSFTGDGYTSLSIIYVVFALCNWISPSIVSFAGSRIAMFIGSCCYTMFLVSFLWPTTFLLYFMSAIIGFGASVIWTGQGTYLTLNSDSSTMSRNSGIFWALLQMSMFLGNTFVFFALRDKNHLDESTRTLVFTVLIAVCFLGTLLFLLLRSPVSSEGTENERGETLSPIQEIKNSLSLFLTEDMCLLNMSFFFTGLHLSFYSGVYSPSIGFTTAMGTNSKQLVGLSGILIGVGEILGGFLFSILGKKTSDNNVESKGFSHSAVVALGFIINIVAYGLIFINLPDDSPFGDTNAKSFIEPNQYLAIFCSFLLGFGDSCFNTQIYNVIGQRYSENSAPAMALFKFMQSIAAAVSFFYSNHFGMYVQLTLLVITLIMGTLSFFKVDKSIDNRYKEF, from the exons atggATAAAAGGCTATTAAATGTTAGCCTGTTAGGCATGGCCTTCATGTTTGTTTTCACTGCATTTCAAACAATGGGAAATATTGAA aaaactaTACTGAAAAGTATTCAAAATGATTATCCATCATTTACTGGTGATGGATATACTAGTTTGTCCATTATCTATGTTGTGTTTGCTTTATGTAATTGGATATCTCCATCAATTGTCAGTTTTGCAGGTTCTAGAATAGCTATGTTTATTGGATCATGTTGTTACAC tATGTTCTTAGTATCATTTCTTTGGCCGACTacctttttactttattttatgtcCGCGATAATTGGTTTTGGTGCTTCAGTTATTTGGACAGGACAAGGGACATATTTAACCTTAAATTCTGATTCTTCTACAATGTCCAGAAATTCAGGAATATTTTGGGCGTTGTTGCAAATGAG TATGTTTTTAGGAAATACATTTGTGTTTTTTGCACTTCGGGATAAAAATCATTTGGATGAATCAACAAGAACATTAGTCTTCACTGTCCTCATAGCTGTATGTTTTTTgggcacattattatttttacttttacgaTCACCTGTGAGTTCGGAAGGAACTGAAAATGAACGAGGAGAAACTTTATCACCTattcaagaaataaaaaattctttatcCCTTTTTCTGACTGAAGACATGTGCTTATTaaatatgtcatttttttttactg GTTTACATTTGTCATTTTATAGTGGTGTCTACAGTCCAAGTATTGGATTCACTACAGCAATGGGGACTAACAGCAAACAGCTTGTTGGCTTATCTGGAATCTTGATTGGTGTTGGCGAAATTTTAG GAGGTTTTCTGTTCAGCATTTTGGGTAAAAAAACTTCTGATAACAACGTTGAATCTAAAGGATTCAGTCATTCAGCAGTGGTTGCTttaggttttattataaatattgttgcatatggtttgatatttataaatttaccagACGATTCACCGTTTGGTGATACAAACGCCAAATCATTTATTGAACCTAA tcagtACCTGGCAATTTTCTGCAGTTTTCTTTTGGGTTTTGGCGACAGTTGTTTCAATACCCAAATTTACAATGTGATAGGACAAAGATATTCTGAAAATAGTGCTCCAGCTATGGCTTTGTTCAAATTCATGCag tcaataGCTGCTGCTGTTAGTTTCTTCTACAGTAATCATTTTGGAATGTATGTTCAACTAACCTTGTTGGTGATCACATTAATCATGGGTACTCTGTCATTTTTCAAAGTAGATAAGTCTATTGATAACCG atataaagaattttag